The Syntrophorhabdales bacterium genome has a segment encoding these proteins:
- a CDS encoding efflux transporter outer membrane subunit, with amino-acid sequence MGRATHVVQEDPLERGIAMVAPPFALEKPPRSSRTKEEIGRERLCNGVNQMRSAGLAVLALVVVLLLCSCTVGPNFVKPGTAVSPAWLDADDWRVKTGPAEYRAWWKAFNDPVLDRLIERAYQGNLSLRIAGVRVLEARAQLGIAVGRLYPQAQQAFGSLQEIRTSERSALGAIVGSSPLPRVDNIFDYWQDQIGVSASWEIDFWGKFRRAIESADANLRATMADYDSALVSLTADVTNSYIAIRTLEKRLAIARQAVETQKESLKIAEDRLRYGMAPRLDVEQAKTLLNDTSAAIPALEAQLRQAKNSLSLLLGMLPGDLTEILQGSSEIPVAPPEIVVGIPNDLLRRRPDIRSVEYQAAAQSAQIGMAKADLYPAFSLTGTFGFLSTNVSDFKLSNMFNWDSRTFQWGPSAQWNIFNYGRITNNVRVQDARLEQLLIAYQNTVLKAHKEVEDALVAYLKAQERAEFLNRSTAAARNTLDFAIDQYREGLKDFTTVLIAQQALLSEQDNLTITLGNLSSNLVAVYRGLGGGWEIREGRELVPHQITDEMAKRTDWGTLLTPASFEKIAPEERKSSIRLPEW; translated from the coding sequence GTGGGGAGAGCCACGCATGTCGTCCAGGAAGACCCGCTTGAGAGAGGGATAGCCATGGTCGCGCCCCCTTTTGCTCTGGAGAAGCCACCACGCTCTTCGCGCACTAAGGAAGAAATAGGACGTGAGCGTCTGTGCAACGGTGTCAACCAGATGAGGAGCGCAGGGCTGGCCGTGCTCGCGCTTGTTGTCGTTCTTCTCCTTTGCTCGTGCACTGTTGGACCGAACTTCGTTAAGCCTGGAACTGCGGTATCACCTGCCTGGCTCGATGCGGACGACTGGCGCGTCAAGACAGGCCCTGCCGAATACAGAGCCTGGTGGAAGGCGTTTAATGATCCGGTGCTGGACAGACTGATCGAGCGGGCCTACCAGGGGAACCTGTCCCTCAGGATTGCAGGGGTGCGGGTTCTGGAGGCTCGCGCCCAGCTGGGGATTGCTGTCGGAAGACTCTATCCTCAAGCCCAGCAGGCTTTCGGTTCGCTCCAGGAAATCCGCACAAGCGAACGATCCGCGTTGGGCGCCATCGTGGGTTCCAGCCCTTTGCCTCGCGTAGACAACATTTTCGATTACTGGCAGGACCAGATCGGCGTCAGTGCAAGCTGGGAGATTGACTTCTGGGGAAAATTCAGGCGCGCCATCGAATCAGCCGATGCAAATCTGCGTGCCACGATGGCCGACTACGACAGCGCTCTGGTGAGCCTCACGGCTGACGTGACAAATTCTTATATCGCGATCAGGACTCTTGAAAAGAGGCTTGCTATTGCCCGCCAGGCCGTCGAGACCCAAAAAGAGAGCCTCAAGATTGCCGAGGATCGGCTGCGGTACGGCATGGCCCCACGATTGGATGTGGAGCAGGCAAAGACACTCCTCAACGATACTTCGGCCGCAATCCCAGCGCTCGAAGCCCAACTGCGACAGGCCAAGAACTCACTTAGCCTTCTTTTGGGTATGCTCCCGGGCGATCTGACCGAGATTCTGCAGGGTTCTTCGGAAATCCCTGTTGCGCCGCCCGAGATAGTAGTCGGTATCCCCAACGATCTTCTCCGCAGACGGCCCGACATTCGGAGTGTCGAGTACCAGGCGGCGGCACAGAGTGCCCAGATAGGCATGGCCAAGGCAGACCTCTACCCTGCTTTCTCCCTGACGGGAACGTTCGGCTTTCTCTCTACAAACGTCAGCGATTTCAAACTGAGCAACATGTTCAACTGGGACAGTCGGACCTTCCAGTGGGGCCCCTCTGCCCAGTGGAACATCTTCAACTACGGCCGCATCACGAACAATGTCCGGGTACAGGATGCGCGGCTGGAGCAACTTTTGATCGCCTACCAGAACACCGTTCTCAAAGCGCACAAGGAGGTCGAAGATGCTCTCGTTGCATATCTCAAGGCCCAGGAAAGGGCTGAGTTTCTCAACCGGAGCACAGCGGCGGCCAGGAACACTCTCGATTTTGCAATCGACCAATACCGGGAAGGGCTCAAGGATTTCACCACGGTTCTGATCGCCCAGCAGGCTCTCCTGAGCGAGCAGGACAACCTCACCATCACCCTTGGCAATCTCTCCAGCAATCTGGTGGCAGTCTACAGGGGACTGGGGGGTGGATGGGAGATTCGGGAGGGGCGTGAATTGGTACCGCATCAGATCACCGACGAGATGGCGAAACGGACTGACTGGGGCACGTTGCTCACACCGGCATCTTTTGAGAAGATTGCTCCCGAGGAGCGGAAATCATCGATCCGTCTCCCCGAATGGTGA
- a CDS encoding TetR/AcrR family transcriptional regulator, producing the protein MAARKSVLLNEQSTTTTVGQSVRRRIITNARRRFLAHGFRIITMDDLATDLGMSKKTLYAHFPNKVALLEAVLRDKMHDIDVDLGRIASGDISSFPALLQELSACLRQHLEEIQPSFLWDIQREQPDMFLLVQKRRLEMIHRYFGKVLEEGRKAGLICKDLPPAFIIELLLAAVESILTPQKMKEMELTPPDGFLAIIRVVLTGIMTEKGRARMSKWGEPRMSSRKTRLREG; encoded by the coding sequence ATGGCTGCCCGCAAGTCAGTGCTGCTTAATGAACAATCCACGACGACCACGGTGGGCCAGTCTGTCCGCAGGCGGATAATCACAAATGCCAGGCGACGCTTTCTGGCTCATGGGTTTCGGATCATCACCATGGATGATCTGGCGACGGATCTGGGCATGAGCAAGAAGACACTCTATGCCCATTTCCCGAATAAGGTGGCCCTGCTGGAAGCTGTGCTGCGTGACAAGATGCATGACATTGACGTGGACCTGGGGCGTATAGCGTCCGGCGACATTTCCAGCTTTCCGGCCTTGCTTCAAGAACTCAGCGCCTGCCTTCGGCAGCACCTCGAAGAAATCCAGCCCTCCTTTCTCTGGGACATCCAGCGGGAACAGCCCGACATGTTCCTGCTCGTCCAGAAACGGCGGCTGGAGATGATTCACCGGTATTTCGGGAAAGTCCTGGAAGAAGGACGGAAAGCCGGTCTGATCTGCAAAGACCTACCGCCAGCATTCATCATCGAATTACTGTTGGCAGCGGTAGAGAGCATTCTCACGCCGCAGAAGATGAAGGAGATGGAACTCACACCACCTGACGGGTTCCTGGCCATCATAAGGGTGGTCCTTACAGGCATTATGACCGAGAAAGGAAGGGCAAGAATGTCAAAGTGGGGAGAGCCACGCATGTCGTCCAGGAAGACCCGCTTGAGAGAGGGATAG
- a CDS encoding cupin domain-containing protein encodes MTEKTNQEPQVAQLADLIAYQTGSVVSREIISRSTGTVTLFAFDAGQGLSEHTAPFDAMVSLLDGEVEITISGKKHLLQKGDMIVMPAHQPHALRAVTKFKMLLVMIKS; translated from the coding sequence ATGACCGAAAAGACAAACCAGGAACCGCAGGTAGCGCAGCTCGCCGATCTTATCGCCTATCAGACAGGCTCTGTCGTCAGCCGGGAAATAATCAGCCGGTCCACGGGCACAGTCACTCTATTCGCCTTTGATGCGGGCCAGGGCCTGAGCGAACACACCGCACCCTTTGACGCCATGGTGTCCCTGCTCGATGGCGAGGTGGAGATCACCATATCAGGGAAAAAGCATCTTCTCCAGAAAGGCGACATGATCGTGATGCCGGCGCACCAGCCTCACGCTCTCAGGGCAGTGACGAAATTTAAGATGCTCCTGGTGATGATAAAGTCGTAA
- a CDS encoding transcriptional repressor, translated as MNTKLRSPREALVESGLNPSFQRIRILEHMLGRLDHPTVSMVHDSLIREMPMLAKATVYNTLNAFVEKGLAIALTITSEECRYDCRREAHHHFLCKRCGSILDIEIRCKYAGVGEVMGHRVEDIHGYFKGTCKTCLTEEERARARSKKILQHTISKKGG; from the coding sequence ATGAATACAAAACTGAGGTCCCCCAGGGAAGCACTGGTAGAGAGCGGTCTCAATCCGTCCTTTCAACGCATACGGATACTTGAGCACATGCTGGGAAGACTGGACCATCCTACGGTGAGCATGGTGCACGACAGTCTTATCAGGGAGATGCCGATGCTGGCCAAGGCGACCGTGTACAACACGCTTAATGCCTTTGTGGAAAAAGGATTGGCAATCGCCCTGACCATTACATCCGAGGAATGCCGCTATGATTGCAGAAGGGAGGCGCACCATCACTTCTTGTGCAAGCGGTGCGGCTCAATTCTCGATATCGAGATACGGTGCAAGTATGCGGGTGTAGGCGAAGTCATGGGACACAGGGTTGAAGACATACACGGTTATTTCAAGGGCACATGCAAGACTTGCCTGACAGAAGAAGAGAGAGCGCGAGCGAGATCCAAGAAGATCTTGCAGCATACCATTTCTAAAAAAGGAGGATAA
- a CDS encoding desulfoferrodoxin — protein sequence MADRMQVYKCDVCGNIVEVTHAGKGVLACCNQPMKLMAENTVEASLEKHVPVVEKTQDGVAVKVGSVAHPMEEKHYIEWIEIVTPAGCIERQYLTPGQEPKASFAVKGEAVTAREYCSLHGLWKS from the coding sequence ATGGCTGATCGGATGCAGGTGTACAAATGTGACGTATGCGGAAACATAGTCGAGGTGACACACGCAGGTAAGGGTGTGCTGGCTTGCTGCAACCAGCCGATGAAGCTGATGGCTGAGAACACTGTAGAGGCCTCTCTGGAGAAGCACGTGCCTGTTGTCGAGAAGACGCAGGACGGGGTAGCGGTAAAGGTTGGCAGTGTGGCCCATCCGATGGAAGAGAAACACTACATTGAGTGGATCGAGATTGTGACACCTGCCGGCTGCATTGAACGCCAGTACCTCACGCCCGGACAGGAGCCGAAGGCCTCCTTTGCGGTGAAGGGTGAGGCTGTGACTGCGAGAGAATACTGCAGCCTGCACGGATTGTGGAAATCATAA
- the sfsA gene encoding DNA/RNA nuclease SfsA: MHADEPAGTRNGECLLNIPSYIECVIRRRLNRFVVEISVDGRGEHAHINNTGRLLELLVSGRKAACLPSPGGKTSYKLFAIESHRQTRNTVVRGTLSSEHSEREGKAPAALPMEGATRAPEIESASAWTLIDTQFQMRAFERALAEERIEWLSGWRLQRRNPRLGDSVLDYALVKDSAPGELYIEVKSAALQQGRYAMYPDCLTLRGQRHIRVLIDHARRKLRGAICFIAAFKDAAAFRPFEGGDPAVAALLRQAAGAGVEIRAVSLYFDGKGIQLGDPDLPVHLF, from the coding sequence ATGCATGCGGACGAGCCAGCAGGAACGAGGAACGGGGAATGCCTGCTGAACATCCCTAGCTACATAGAGTGTGTCATAAGAAGACGGCTGAATCGGTTTGTCGTGGAGATTTCAGTCGACGGCCGGGGAGAACACGCCCATATCAATAACACAGGCAGGCTCCTTGAGCTCCTCGTCTCCGGGCGAAAAGCAGCATGCCTTCCGTCCCCTGGCGGCAAGACTTCCTACAAGCTGTTTGCGATAGAGTCTCACAGGCAAACCCGGAATACCGTTGTCCGTGGAACTCTATCTAGCGAACACAGTGAGCGAGAGGGGAAGGCTCCGGCGGCTTTGCCGATGGAGGGGGCGACGCGAGCCCCAGAGATAGAGTCGGCATCGGCCTGGACGCTTATCGACACGCAATTTCAGATGCGGGCGTTTGAGCGGGCGCTTGCCGAAGAGAGGATAGAATGGCTTTCCGGTTGGCGCCTCCAAAGAAGGAACCCGAGGCTTGGCGATAGCGTGCTTGACTATGCATTAGTGAAGGACAGTGCTCCCGGAGAGCTTTATATTGAGGTCAAGAGTGCTGCTTTGCAGCAGGGAAGGTATGCAATGTACCCGGACTGCCTCACGCTCCGGGGGCAGAGGCACATCCGGGTCCTTATCGATCACGCTCGCCGGAAGCTGAGAGGGGCAATCTGCTTCATAGCAGCATTCAAGGATGCTGCAGCGTTCCGTCCCTTTGAGGGCGGTGATCCCGCCGTGGCGGCCCTTCTGAGACAGGCAGCAGGTGCCGGCGTGGAGATCAGGGCGGTCTCCCTTTACTTCGACGGCAAGGGGATTCAGCTTGGTGATCCTGATCTGCCCGTTCACCTTTTTTGA
- a CDS encoding methyltransferase domain-containing protein: MSRSDIQEGDRILEVGVGTGISLHMYPESCMLVGVDVTRKMLEKAQDKKEAMQLDNVHLLEMDGENLTFADDSFDHSVAAFVVTVVPNPEKMVAEMKRVTKKGGNIVILNHFCSNNGIVKKLENLFSPLCERWGWRSDLSINLLSNHCSLHIKEVFKKNKLDPWSIIIATNNK, translated from the coding sequence TTGAGCAGATCCGACATCCAGGAAGGCGACAGGATACTCGAGGTTGGAGTCGGAACGGGGATCTCGCTTCATATGTACCCTGAATCCTGCATGCTTGTCGGTGTTGACGTGACCCGCAAGATGCTTGAGAAAGCGCAGGACAAGAAAGAAGCCATGCAGCTGGACAACGTGCATCTCCTTGAGATGGACGGCGAGAACCTGACTTTTGCAGATGACAGCTTTGATCACTCGGTCGCCGCTTTTGTCGTCACCGTGGTCCCGAACCCGGAAAAGATGGTTGCTGAAATGAAGAGGGTGACGAAGAAGGGCGGGAACATTGTGATCCTGAACCACTTCTGCAGCAACAACGGTATTGTAAAGAAGCTGGAGAATCTTTTTTCTCCCCTTTGTGAAAGGTGGGGCTGGAGATCAGACCTTTCCATTAATTTACTCTCTAACCACTGCAGTCTCCACATCAAAGAAGTATTCAAGAAAAACAAGCTGGACCCCTGGTCCATCATCATCGCTACAAACAACAAGTGA
- a CDS encoding nitrilase-related carbon-nitrogen hydrolase: MKIAGIQFACVKDKEKNVEKGLKMADMAIEAGAQIICFQELFNLHWFPNGRDEKAFAAADTVSSPVIELMRKKAADAGAAVILPIFEREDARYFNSAVVIDADGAVCGTYRKVHVPDIPLWEEKFYFSTGDRGLPVFETKYGRIGVQISWDNLFPEGTRILALKGTDIVFAPTACAFKSQHIWQTVITANAITNSIFVMRVNRVGSEDTQDFYGMSFCVNPEGELLGGPTGRQDGILLADVNLETLREVRREWPILKERRPDFYSEILMPT, encoded by the coding sequence ATGAAGATAGCCGGAATTCAGTTCGCATGCGTGAAGGATAAGGAGAAGAACGTAGAAAAAGGCCTGAAGATGGCTGATATGGCTATCGAGGCGGGTGCGCAGATCATCTGCTTCCAGGAACTGTTCAACCTTCACTGGTTTCCAAATGGGAGAGACGAAAAAGCCTTCGCCGCCGCAGATACGGTATCCAGCCCTGTGATTGAACTCATGAGAAAAAAAGCCGCTGACGCGGGCGCAGCCGTGATACTTCCCATTTTTGAACGGGAGGATGCCCGATACTTCAACAGCGCGGTGGTGATTGACGCGGACGGCGCTGTCTGCGGTACATACAGGAAAGTGCACGTACCCGATATTCCTCTCTGGGAAGAGAAATTCTATTTCTCTACCGGCGATCGGGGTCTTCCTGTTTTCGAGACAAAATATGGGAGAATCGGCGTGCAGATTTCCTGGGATAACCTCTTCCCCGAAGGAACGCGCATTCTTGCCCTCAAGGGGACTGATATCGTTTTTGCGCCTACTGCCTGCGCCTTCAAGTCGCAACACATCTGGCAGACGGTTATCACGGCAAATGCGATCACCAACAGCATTTTTGTCATGAGGGTCAACCGGGTGGGAAGCGAGGATACGCAGGACTTTTACGGCATGAGCTTCTGTGTAAATCCTGAAGGCGAGCTTCTGGGTGGCCCTACGGGAAGACAGGACGGTATTCTGCTGGCCGACGTGAATCTCGAGACTCTGAGGGAAGTGCGCAGAGAATGGCCTATCCTCAAAGAAAGAAGGCCTGATTTTTACAGCGAAATCCTGATGCCCACATGA
- the argS gene encoding arginine--tRNA ligase: MIRKKIVTIIRDAAERCIEKGMFPPGTEIKPIIEIPKEPEHGDYSTNLAFLLARSLRKKPEEIAKNLIECMDFSAVCSNVDVAAKGFINFHVRDDVYRSTINVIAEQGLVPFLPDVGEGKRVLIEFVSANPTGPLHVGHGRGAAVGDVLAKLLRKAGYDVVTEYYVNDAGRQIETLGRSVYLRWKEIGGASVQYPENLYQGAYVRDIAGRIIAENLSVPEEEPEAVRFMARYAADVVLRGIREDLEDFGVRFDNYYHERTLFEEGHVDETIDTLKRGGYLYEQEGALWFKMDEKGDEKDRVIVKSDGEKTYFASDIAYHSQKFARRFDILVDIWGSDHHGYIPRLKASIEALGKDKESLKVILIQFVTLLRDGKPIGMSTRAGQFTTLREVMDEVGRDATRFFFLMRKSDAHLEFDLDLAKKTSNENPVFYVQYAHARIASIFRLAKEEGVDSTDGKEVDASLLVLPEEIELIKGILRFYSVVEGGARSLEPHRLTFYLVELVGSFHRYYNKVRVLKNEINLTRARLMLLHILQQVIRSGLEILGVSAPEKM; the protein is encoded by the coding sequence GTGATACGGAAAAAGATTGTGACCATCATCAGGGATGCAGCAGAGCGCTGCATCGAAAAAGGCATGTTCCCTCCCGGAACAGAGATAAAGCCGATCATAGAGATTCCAAAAGAACCCGAGCACGGAGACTACTCTACAAATCTGGCATTTCTGCTGGCGCGGAGCTTGAGGAAGAAGCCTGAAGAAATTGCCAAGAACCTTATCGAGTGCATGGATTTTAGCGCCGTCTGCTCAAACGTAGATGTCGCCGCCAAGGGGTTCATTAACTTCCACGTGCGTGACGACGTGTACCGCTCGACAATAAACGTTATAGCCGAACAAGGGCTGGTGCCATTTTTACCCGATGTCGGAGAGGGAAAGAGGGTGCTCATCGAATTCGTCAGCGCAAACCCTACCGGACCGTTGCATGTGGGGCATGGCCGGGGTGCTGCCGTCGGTGACGTTCTTGCAAAGCTTTTGCGCAAGGCAGGTTATGACGTGGTCACGGAGTATTACGTGAATGATGCAGGGCGGCAGATCGAAACTCTGGGCAGGTCCGTCTATCTGAGATGGAAAGAGATTGGAGGAGCAAGCGTCCAGTATCCGGAGAACCTCTACCAGGGGGCCTATGTCAGAGACATAGCCGGCCGGATAATCGCGGAAAACCTCTCCGTCCCGGAAGAGGAACCGGAGGCTGTTCGGTTCATGGCCCGTTACGCTGCAGATGTTGTGCTGCGTGGCATTCGAGAAGACCTTGAGGATTTTGGTGTCAGGTTCGATAACTACTATCATGAGCGGACGCTTTTTGAAGAAGGGCATGTGGACGAAACGATCGATACGCTCAAGAGAGGCGGCTATCTGTATGAGCAGGAAGGCGCCCTGTGGTTTAAGATGGATGAAAAGGGGGATGAGAAGGATCGGGTAATAGTTAAGTCGGATGGAGAAAAAACCTACTTCGCATCGGACATAGCCTACCACAGTCAAAAATTTGCGCGGAGATTTGATATACTAGTTGATATCTGGGGTTCTGATCATCATGGATACATACCGCGTCTCAAGGCGTCCATCGAGGCTCTGGGAAAAGACAAGGAGAGCCTGAAGGTCATTCTCATTCAGTTTGTCACGCTCTTGAGGGATGGAAAACCAATAGGCATGTCAACGAGAGCAGGCCAGTTTACGACGCTGAGGGAGGTCATGGATGAAGTGGGCAGAGACGCTACGCGCTTTTTCTTTCTGATGAGAAAGAGCGATGCCCACCTGGAGTTTGATCTGGACCTGGCGAAGAAGACATCAAATGAGAATCCTGTTTTTTACGTGCAGTATGCCCATGCGAGAATTGCATCCATTTTTCGCCTTGCAAAGGAAGAAGGCGTAGATAGTACAGACGGTAAAGAGGTGGATGCAAGCCTCTTGGTGCTTCCGGAGGAGATTGAACTCATAAAGGGTATCTTGCGCTTCTATTCTGTTGTGGAAGGGGGCGCGAGGAGCCTTGAGCCCCACAGGCTCACCTTCTACCTCGTGGAACTGGTGGGAAGCTTTCACCGGTATTACAACAAGGTCCGTGTGCTGAAGAATGAGATCAATCTCACCAGAGCCCGCCTCATGCTCCTCCACATACTGCAGCAGGTGATAAGGAGCGGGTTGGAAATACTCGGGGTGAGCGCGCCGGAAAAGATGTAA
- the lepB gene encoding signal peptidase I, with translation MSKSKRQDQSKKQNNSGSKAAAGTVVVTQSAAKSKWREYAESLIIAALIAFVVRSFVVQAFKIPSSSMEPTLLIGDHLLVNRLSYVVKVPFTDIVLLHIKGPDRGDVVVFRYPEDRTKDFIKRVIAKEGDVVEIKDKAVYVNSKRADYPQAVFAEPTVIPGYFSPRDNLGPLTVPKDSYFVMGDNRDRSLDSRFWGFVKYDDFVGRALIIYFSWNANASNPLEYIRWSRIGSLIR, from the coding sequence TTGAGTAAATCAAAACGGCAAGATCAATCAAAGAAGCAGAATAACTCTGGTTCGAAAGCGGCTGCCGGCACGGTGGTAGTGACTCAGAGTGCGGCTAAGAGTAAATGGAGAGAATACGCAGAGTCACTGATCATTGCAGCACTCATCGCGTTCGTCGTGCGAAGCTTTGTGGTGCAGGCATTCAAGATACCATCGTCATCGATGGAGCCCACGCTCCTTATCGGAGACCATCTCCTGGTCAACCGACTGAGCTACGTGGTGAAAGTACCCTTTACTGATATCGTGCTGCTCCACATCAAAGGGCCGGATCGGGGGGATGTCGTCGTCTTTCGATACCCTGAGGACAGGACCAAGGACTTCATCAAGAGGGTGATTGCCAAAGAAGGAGACGTTGTCGAGATCAAAGATAAAGCAGTCTATGTCAACAGCAAGCGAGCCGATTATCCGCAGGCAGTCTTTGCTGAGCCAACCGTTATTCCTGGTTATTTCTCGCCGAGAGATAATCTTGGCCCTCTGACAGTGCCTAAGGATTCCTACTTTGTCATGGGCGATAACAGAGACCGGAGCCTGGACAGTCGCTTCTGGGGTTTTGTCAAGTACGATGATTTTGTCGGGAGGGCGCTGATCATCTACTTCTCCTGGAACGCCAACGCGTCCAACCCGCTGGAGTATATTCGCTGGTCGCGGATCGGCAGTCTGATACGGTGA